The following nucleotide sequence is from Paroedura picta isolate Pp20150507F chromosome 1, Ppicta_v3.0, whole genome shotgun sequence.
caagattttccctttttctttctctttactgactgagccaccttcatgttttcttctttgctgaagtaCTCTGGCTCTCCTGCCCTCTTGCAGTaggatattttggctgttggctcaggccagaaacctgagagaaggatcaggagcctgctttaacttaaactgctttaacttaaacaacttaaatggcactttggccattttgaaattcaaaaataatttttaaaattttaacatgGAGGGAAAGGTCAGCTGAAATCAGGGCCTGAAATCtttgaggtaaaatcagtacatgcacagattttagttcttatgtttcaagcTAACTAGGGTTTTTTATGCTGTTCACAGGGAtataaatctttatgttgagaacaTAAATCTTTatgttttgttccagtgtttcccaCAAATACTTCAGTATCCTTTCTTTTATTCTCTAACTCTTTCAGTCAGgaacactctttccagtacccaaaccccttctcttgaaacaccaacaTTCATCTTGAGTTCTTAACTGACATTTAATGTCTCCAAAGGCAGATTGTAGCCACAACAAGACCAGGGAATTCTTCATTCTTCAGAACTATTGCCCCATTTGAATGGGTAGGGAAATTTATCACATTTTGTTTGTCAGAATGGTAGTCTCCATCAAACTAACCAATTATCCTTGCCaacattccccatttctcctgtcTGTATTAAACTGATTTCAGCCCGAGCTGAATTCTGGAACAGTAAGGACTTGACTTTTCTCAGCTagagctgaaatcagactgaattctcttTGGCTTCTCCTTATGCTCTTTTAATGCTAATCAATCAAAATTTTTGGAGCAGCTGGTCAGTCAAGGCTCTTACTTtttcatcctgcctttcctcatacaggAGTATGTATAAACTTATCTGAAACATTACCCCATATCTGCACTGTGTTGTGTAATGTCATGTGCAAAAGAAAGCCTTTCCCTTCATGGATTAATCATTAGGACAGCTTTACTATAAGTACAAAGTCATGTAAAAGTTAGACTTTCCCCCTCGCCTCCTGTTTGAACTGGAGAGCTTCCCTCCTTGATCTATTGCCCTCATTTAGAAGGTAGAGATCTGGAGCTATATAAGTCTGAGCCATACCCATTCAGCTTTTTGCCATAGAAGAACTTCTACCTATCCAGGAACTCCTGAGGTAAGTACTCCAGATTAGGAACTGTATTCAGCAGTCCATAGTTGCTTACCTCATCCTTGAGAGAAGATTAATGGTAGGGGGCAAGCTCTAGGTCTCAGCTGAGATCAGGGGAGatatttccctctctcccttccttcctgaacATTTCAGGGGGATGGAGTTATGCTTGAACAGGCACATGAGACCTCTCATTTTGGACCTTCCTCCAGAGAAGCACACAGTAATATTCTCCAATCTCAAAGGGAAGAATAAGATATATGCCAGGTGATATTCATACTTCGCAGGACCGGAACTAGCCATACCAGACTAAATAGGTTTTCTCAGccccctgttgaaaattgtataaCTATGTTATTTACATGTGTGTGCATCTGTATAATTAACGCATTAGGTCTAGGTCCTAACAATTTGGCAATACTGGTGTACTTACCCAGATGTTTTGTGTGCCAACTAATATTTTTTTAGGTTTTgaaatatttgtatatttttaaaaaaaaacaaatttcatcccaaacctttttggttctcacaTGTTTACACAGCTGCAAGCTTTCCCCCATTTTACCTACAGAATTGAATGGTGCATTAAGTGGGAGTCCTGAACAGCTATgatctaaaaaaacaacaaccccacaaCAATAATTTCTTGCTAGCACCAGCAAGGAGAAACATGCCAGAAATGTTGCACAGTGTTGCTTGCAGTGAGGTTCCTCACCTCTATTGTCTTTTTTACATCTCAGCTCCTCTTATCTGAACAGGAACCCAAGAATTTACAGTTATGGCCAGTAAGCCCAGACTCCATTACTTCGATGGAAGGGGCCGCATGGAGAGCATCCGGTGGTTATTGGCAGCTGCTGGGGTTGaggttggttttgtttgcttagaAAACTGTTGCTTGGATAACTAACTGTATTCTGGAGTCTATGTTGTAGGCCGTGGCTGATCTCAGTGCAAATGGAGGGTGACAGTGTAAACTTAGGGTTGATGGAAATAAGAgaactgtagagttggaagggaccttcagggtcatctcgGTGAGCTGGAACTGGGATCTCCACATTGCTGTGAGTCTCACTGGCAACCAAAGAACAGTTATTCTATTTCAGCCTAACCTGTCTCACAATTATTGTGATATCAAATTTGTGGGGCTACATATGCTTCCCTGAACTATTGATAGAAAGAAAAGGATAAAACTGTGATAGTTTCTACATTTCACACTGGGTCAAGGCAGAAGATAGTTCTCCTTTATGTTGCACTACTACTGTGTTGAAATGCAAACCATATTATACCTCAGCTTCCAGATTCAGAAGGCTTTAAAGTAATATGAAACATCTGGTGATGAGGAACATGCTGTATCTTGCCCAATTGTCCTCATGGTAGCCATACATCATCTCTGGGTCACTGTTGTGCTGGGGGTAATAGACTGAGCAATGTCTCTTCATTCTGGTGTACGCCAGGACTTTAGAGGGGCAATACAGCTAGAAAGACAGGACAGCACTCTGAGTATCCTTCCCTTTGTCTACTACAAAGGGAGATGGGGGCATAGGATTGCCTGCTCCAgactggaaatacctggagatttggggatacagtttggggagggcagtggccCTCCAGGATTGGCAAGGGTAAGGCCGAGCAGCTTGCTAGCATAAATGCTCTCCTATAATATTTAGCTtccaaaaaaaaatactgagcTGGTGCTTGGATATATGTGGCATTTAGTGGAGCAGAATTGTCAGGGAAGCATAAGAAACCTTTTTGGCATTCTAAGTCAATCTTTTGTTTAATCACTGTTTTTGCCTAGTCTTTTCCCATGCCAAATCATAATAGGGAGGAACAATAAAGtctattgatttccctctcaGGAAATTAATACATCTAATAAGAGGCAAATGGAGTGAACATTCTATAACAGCCTGGTCAAAAATCCCCCCTACTAGATGTATCTCTCTGCTGAAAATTAATCTTTGGTTGGGCCTTTCTCTCCAACATCATGCGTGATAACCCTGATGATAATCCTCTCTCAAGATTTCTAAAAGTGAACATAAAAGAGGAAATAAATTAGGAACCTGCTGCAAGTTTATTCAGAATCCTCAGCAGTACGAGAACTGGAATTCCCTGTCATTCATGAAATTCCTTGTGTCTCTGGTACTTTTATATTCCAGTATGAAGAACAATTCATTAAAGCAAAAGAAGACCTAGAAAAATTAAAGAAAGGTGAGTAAAATAGGTGAATGTCTGCATCTGAAGTAGGGTGCTTGAATACGAAAGCTTATACCAAatttttgtcagtcttaaagatgtcactagATTCAAATTTGTTCTATGTATACTTATATACTATTCAGAATTGATGTAATCTTAGATTATCATGCTTGGACATCAGAATTATACCAAAGCTCCCCTGTCAAATATAACGGGCCATTTTGAAAGTTATGGTCAAAGGTCCTCAACTTAGCTCTTGCTatgcaccatccccccccccccagatttttaGTTTAGGTTCAGTTATACTGTAATTGTTATAGGTAAAAATatttctgagaatcagattgcctaagattatgtggaaacacaatCTGCAACAACCTGATTCTGGGAGGAGTGTGGGGCCAGGTGTGGGAGACAGGCAGTGGAGGTGGAGGCAGCTGGGCAGGGCCAGAGCTGAGCCCTGATCACTctgccactgacatcactagtcTTTGTTTGAATCTTCTGGCACACACCCTGTTTCCAAATCCCCCACCTTTCTGTCAcggattgcgggggggggggggcaaatggatgTCATTTCTGTTATTTCCGTTACAGGGAGCACAACAGTAGATAtggttccacatcaaaaatggcTTTGAATGCAGAGTTGCTGTGCAGTCCCCTGTCACAAAATGGTTCAATTTTGAAGGAGAGGAACAGGGTTTTTTGCTCATTGGCTGGTAAAAGGCCATTCCTGGCACGAAGAATATGCAACACACTAGATTTTTGGCTTAAAACTGGCCACAGTGTTTATTAACATAACTCACGACATgaggttggcgcagcatggggaTGAGCCTAGCCTAAGCAGCCAGCCGGCTGCCCCCGGAATCCACAACCCCCCAGAGCACATCAAAATTCCCCGCTGGGAATATGTAACTCCTCTTTGGATTCCCTAAGAGGGAGATGACCCATCTGGGGGGGCAAAGggtgcaaacctccttggctgCCCCCAGAGTCATCTGGTCACGAACGAGTTGCGAAAACCTACTCCGCTGAATAGGTCCTAGCTCGTTACCAACCAACCCCATTAAGGAGGCCCCAACCCCATTGGGCAGGCCCATCGCACACCAGCTCCCCTAAACTGGCTCATTCCCATGCGCCTACCCGCTgtgactaacaacaacaaacaatataaaacaaaccaacagggagggagggtgggtcactTGTCTTCTGGCCAGCAAAATAAGCAGACAACAGGCGGGCAGCATCCTAAACAGCCGGCAGAGCCCCGCCCACACGCAGCTCTCGCTGGCCGCGCACCCCAGCTGAGTGGCAAGCGTCGCTCTCCTcgcgcctgcctgcccttccCCCACCAACGTGCGGCTCGGGTAAGTCCCCGCCACCTTTTATTGCAGCAGTGGAGTACCTTTTGGGATGTCTGAGGTCAGGAAACTGTTGCAGGGGGAAAGTTGAAGCCCTTTTGTCCTGTGCTCCACAGTCCCCATCTGAATAAGCCGCTGGTACCTTGTGCTCAAAAACTGGGTTCCCAGAATCTGATGCTGACATGTGAATTACATGATTAAAGTTCAAATTTGGAGCCTTAGACATAACCTTATTTCCTAACAGCCAGGTATAGAGCAGCTCTTAAGGGTCATCTATGCAGAGCAGACCCAACTTAACGTAGGAACTGCAGCATGCTGACTGAACCTACTGCAGTTTCAGGATAGTAACCATGGTTAAGACTATTAAGTTATGTGGGACTTTCTACAGAGTTTTATTTAGTTGTCCTTATCCAGGAGAGATCTGGACTGAGTTTTAGCTGAATAGCTGTCTTAGGCAGCTGACCAACCAACCTTATTTCAATTAGTTTATTTATCCAATCTCTTGTTGTTTGCCCTGGAGAGaaagtttaaaacaataaaaagcacAATGCAGGAGCGAGGCTTAATTTCCCAAGAAGAGATGTGCTCCTGAAACCTGCTGCTGTCAGATCTCTTAGTGTCTCCTCTTCTGTTCTCGAGATGGATCCCTGATGTTCCAGCAAGTGCCCATGGTGGAGATCGATGGCATGAAAATGGTGCAGAGCCGAGCAATCCTCAACTACATTGCAGCAAAATACAAGCTCTGTGGGAAAGACCTCAAGGAGAATGCCATGTACCGTAACGTTCCCTACATTCACTGCTACATTCCTCTTTCTGCTGACTGTTTGTACTGTCAGGCAAAGTCTCTAGTCTGTAGATTGACTGGCTGACGAGTCATGATTCAGCAGATTTCAGCCACTATCAGCTGGGACAGAGATAGGAAAAGGGCACTGTGGAGCAATGTGAACTCCACTAATCTCCACCAGTCATGCCAGGCGAGACAGAAAAACGCTTTCCCTCAGCAAACAGAGTAGATCAACTTTTCCCCCAGCACTCTTATTTGGGAATGGGTGTCGCTGAAGATAGCGAGAATAAAATATTAATCTTGTTGGCTGAGTTTTAATTAGCAAAGGTGACAGAGCTAAAGAATAAGGGAGACCTAACTCTCTGACTGATGTCTGAAATcattcttctggaggcaagcggggaggaaatatgctcaaggagcaggaaatctctaaatgagtcaatcaggacacggaggagattatttgaaaaatgttcAGAAGATCCTGTTGtaaatatgctaaatatacatctcctccaatgcctcctgcaggacatcCCCCCTTGTTCTATTATCCGCACTACAGATCTTGGGTATTCCAACATATCTATAGGGGCCTTGCTTCAGGTGCCCCCAACCATCTCTGGCTAGGTGCATGTCAACCTGAGAAAAGGTCTTCTGTCAGTTTATTACATGGCCTTAGGGAATCCACTCTGTCTTCTCCTTCTCTCAAATATGGCACTAATAATAATAACCTATGTGACCAGGTGATGTGAAGATATTGTTTGGCCAGGGTTTTGAACATTGAAGAGTGCTAAGAAATACATTCCAAGTATTATTTATCTGTCATCTATTTGGTATACTTTATGCAGGCGAAGGAATACTTTCACAGTGAATGAAATTGACTTTAGTACTTTGAATTcagtttatttaaaatgtaagtCAATGCTCACCAGCTATCTGATGTTATTTCTGTACTCTTTTCTGTTCAGAATCGATATGTACATTGAAAGTATCATGGATTTGGGCGAAATGATCATGCATCATCCTATCAAGACagcagaggaaaaagaaaaacattttgcaCTGATCATCGAAAGGGCCACCACCAGATACTTTCCAGTCTTTGAAAAGGTATGAAGCAGCTTAGTTGACCACCATAACTCTGTGGTCCAGTGGGTTTGATAGTGTCAACTCTTCATGGTCCCTGATTTAAGTCTCATATGTACAGCTTATCAGATACATAAAATTCACATGTCCCTTTATTAACACCAGTTGAAATCCTCACCACAACTCATCAGAATTCCTTTCTTCTGATAACTTTTGATAACTGAGTCATATTATTTCCTGAATAAAACTGAAAGCACACTCCAAACTAATAACAAACTTTTTTACTTGTCATAGTGTGTTTCTATATAGGGTCTGAGCAGCATGTTTGCTGACTGGAACAAGGCAGACATAGTGCCATGCCTCATATAGATATGCAACAGGCAATTTCCTCTATGAGAAAATTATTCTCTGGATCTTTCCAATATTCTATTTACTCATTCAGCCTCTCTCAGCAGAATTATCCTTCCCCTAGAGGAAGTTGGCTGGAAGGACCTAGGATACAAAGACAGTACCTCACACAAAAGGTCAACCCACAGGAACACGCCTACAGATCCTCACCATGAAATGCTGCAATTAGAGGGACTGGGATTTTTTTAAGTGGTCCATAAATTTCTCCTTTATTTTGTATATATGGTTATTTCCTAGCATAACATGAGCCCTCTAACATATTTCCTGTTCTGTAGGTCCTCAAAGATCACGGTCAGGATTACCTTGTTGGAAACAAGTTCAGCAGAGCTGATGTTCAGTTGCTTGAAGTCATTTtaatggcagaagagctcaagcCTGACATTCTATCAAAATTCCCTCTTTTAAAGGTAAGCCCTTAATAGCCCTTAAGAAGTTGTGAAAGATGTGGAGAAGCCCTTTCTTGACCAAGTTCACTGGATCCTGCTGAGGCGCTTCCGGTGACCAAACAGCAACCAGAGCTGAAATCAATAATGCTCCATGTTAGTGGAGATTTCAACTACCTTCATGTAAAGCCAAAGGAAGGGTTGAATTTTGTCAGGCTTGCATTTCAAGCAACTCTGACTGATCCATCCCACCACTGCTCCCAGGCATCTGACAAATTATTCCAGGGGTGAATATGGATGTatatccatcaggaggtagagctgggtgtcatcagcgtatttatttgtttgtttatttatttgtatgctgcTACTTTCAaatgtctcaaagcggtttacagagatcaataaaaacacagtaaaatcccctaaaataccccttaatgcAAAAATATAAACAAGATGGCGAACAACAGAAAATACTGATAATTCCTCCCAGTTCAGCATGTGGGTCAATAACTCCCTATCACTATCTCACTGGGAGCGAGCATCCTATTTAACCTCAATTTAGAGATCCTCAAATGCTAACACCTGGatgttgccctggcctcaaccaaatgcctgatgggagagctccgtcttgcaggccctgtagaaagctgacaactccaacagggcccttagctcttccaggagctcattccaccaggctgaggccagggccaaaaaagccctgcccagggtcgaggccaggcggatgtc
It contains:
- the GSTA1 gene encoding glutathione S-transferase A1, which encodes MASKPRLHYFDGRGRMESIRWLLAAAGVEYEEQFIKAKEDLEKLKKDGSLMFQQVPMVEIDGMKMVQSRAILNYIAAKYKLCGKDLKENAIIDMYIESIMDLGEMIMHHPIKTAEEKEKHFALIIERATTRYFPVFEKVLKDHGQDYLVGNKFSRADVQLLEVILMAEELKPDILSKFPLLKTYKVRISNIPTIKKFLQPGSARKPPTDEKKIAEAMKIFH